The genomic window GGCAGGGAGAACAGGCCCGGGCCGAGCTGGAGCAGCTGCGCCGGAATGCCAATATCGAACTCTATCGCACCGTGTTCGCCTACCTTGCCGACGGCGACGCCAGCAAACTGACCCTGGCCGAGCAGCGGCTGGACGCCATGGCCGGCACCCTGGCCGATGAACCGGGTGGCGAGCCGGCCCTGCAGGCGGTGCAACGCCTGCAGCAACAGCTGCTCCACGATTTTCGCGAGGCCGGCAAGCTCTCGGGCAACAGCCAGCAGCTGCTGCAACACGCCGAGCAGGAAATGACCGACCAACTGCGCGCCCTGGCCCGCTACGCCGATACCGAGCACAGCCTGGCGGCCCGTTACCAGGCCCTGGTGGCGGAAATGCTGGCCTCGCTGCCGCGCCTTATCCACCTGCGCAGCGGCTACATGGCCGGCGGGGACGACAACCTCAGGCAAAGCCTCGACTTTCAGCTGTCGGAGCTGAACAAGCTCGCCGGCCAACTGCAGGCCCTGCCCCTGCTTGGCATCTATCACACTCCCGAAGTGGACGAATTCGCCCTGCGCAAACCCAAGCCGGTTGAAGTGGGCGACGCGCCCAGGCGGGAGCTGCAAAGCCTGCTGCGCCGTTATCCCAAGGAGCTCGACAACACCCAGCAGGGACTGGCGCAACGTGCCCATGCCGTCACCACCCTGAGCGCCAGCCTGGCCGGCATTGAGCAGCAGCTCGACGCCCTGGTGGCGGCCCGCGAGGCCGAACGCCAACAGGCCTATCATCACTCCACCCTGGTGTTGCTGGCCCTGTGTGCGGCCCTGCTGTTGTTTGCCCTGCTCGGTTACCTGTTCCAGCGCCGGCTGGTGGTGGGTCGGCTCGATCAGTTGCGCAACGCCTTTCGCCAGCTGCTGCAGGACGGCCAGCTGGCCGCCTTGCCGGTGACCCACCCCCACAGTGAGCTGGGCCAGATCGCCACCAGTTTCAACGGCCTGCTGGCGCGACTGCAACGTCAGCAGCAGGAGCGGGCCGAGCAATTGCAGCAGGTGTCGGCGGCACTGGAAGGCATGATTGAGGAAGTGCAGGACATTCAGCAGCACACCCAGAGCAACGACGGCGCCCTGCAGGGCAGCCTGGCCATGGCGGAAGACCTGAACCGGCTGACCGAGCGAATGCGCCAGGCCAGCGACGACATTGCCCACACCGCCCGTGACAACCTTGAGGCCATGGACGTCAGCCGCAGGCAGGTCGAGCAGCTGGCCCACAGCGCCGGTGACAGCCGCCAGGCGGCGCTGTCCGGCCGCGAGGCGCTGGCCAGCCTGGGCCGGTCGGTGGACGATGCCGCCGCCATTATCGGCGTGATCCGCCAGATTGCCGAACAGACCAACCTGCTGGCCCTCAATGCCGCCATTGAAGCGGCCCGGGCCGGCGAGCACGGTCGGGGCTTTGCGGTGGTGGCCGACGAGGTGCGCAAGCTGTCGGGCAATACGCAAGGGTCACTGGAAGAAATCGCCAACATCATGGATCGGCTGCGACTGTCAAACGACGAGCTGGGCGGCATCATGGATCGCATGCTGCAGGCGGCGGAAGATCAGCACAGCCAGGCCCAGACCCTGCTGGAAGTGACCGAGCAGGTCAGCGAAACCTCCCGGGCCACCACCTCGGTGGCCGAGCAGGGTGCCGGCCACGCCGACAGCCAGGCCGCCGAGCTGGGCCGCTTCATGACACTGATGGACGAACTCAAGACGCGCTCGGCCCGAGTGTCTGATCGGGCCGGCCAGGTCACCGGCCACATTCGTCACCAGGCCGGCACCATTACTCGCTTGCTGGGACCGGAAGCGGGCTGATTACAGCGCCTGCTTCACATAAAGATCAAAGCGGTTGTTTTTGCTGGCGATCTGCGCCGAGGGGGGAGTGTCGTTGAGAAACCCGGCGTAGTCGGGCCGCTTCACCACGACCCGGGCCCGGGCCAGCGCCAGTGCCGGGGCCAGCAGGGCATCGGCGTCTTCGTCCGCCCCCACCAGGGAATGAAACACCCGCATCTCCTTTTTCACCAGCGCCGCCTTTTTCTTGTGGGGAAACATGGGGTCGAGGTAGACCACGTCCGGCTGCCCGGCGATATCGCCCAGGCTGTGGCCAAAGGGCAACAGCCGCAGCCGTTCACTCACCCAGGGGCCAATTTCACCATCGGCGGCAGCCCGGCGCAGGCCGTCGGCCAGCAAGGCGTGCACCACAGGGTGGCGTTCGCACAGGGTCACGGTGCAGCCCAGCGAGGCCAGCACAAAGGCGTCCCGGCCGAGGCCGGCGGTACCGTCCACCACGCTGGGGTTATGGCCGTGCTTGAGCCCCACCGCCTTGGCGATGGTCTGGCCCCGGCCGCCGCCAAACTTGCGCCGGTGCGCCGCCGCCCCGGCCACAAAGTCAACATACACCGCCCCCAGCCTGGGCTCGTCCCGCTTGTGCAGCTCCAGCCGGCCCTCGGTGAACACCAGGGCAAAGGGGGCGGGGGCGGTCACGCCGTGCAGGCGATGGCGCAGGCCGTCGGCCTCGGCGGCCAGGGAGTGGTCCTGCAGCTCAATCTGCAGTGGATACAGTGTGTCCGGCATAGGACTCCAGAAATACCAGCAGTTCACGAAGGGGCATGGGTTTGGCGATCAGATAGCCCTGCAGAAAATGGCAGGGCTGAGTCGACAGGTAGGTGGCCTGGGCCGGTGTTTCCATGCCTTCGATCACCACCTTCATGCCAAGGTCGCCGATAATGCGCAAAATGCCTTCCAGCAGCAAGCCATCTTTTTGATTGCCGGGCAGGTGATCGATAAAGCTTTTGTCGATTTTCACCAGATCGATGGGAAAGGCACGCAAATAGTTGAGCGCCGAAAAGCCGGTGCCAAAGTCGTCGATGGCAATACGACAGCCGGCCCGCCGCAGGGCCGAGATACGCTCCAGGTGGTGTTCGTTACCCTGCATAAACAGCGACTCGGTGATTTCGAAAATCAGGTGGCGGGGCGAGAGCTGATGCCGTTCGATGATCGCCAGCCATTCCTCCCCCGCCAGCCCCAGGCTCTGGAACTCCAGGCTGGAGCGGTTGATGGCCATCTGCAACGGATACCCGGCCTGGTGCAGGCGCCGCAGATCGGTGCAGGCCCGGTTCAGCACCCAGTCTCCCAGGGCCTGCACCAGGCCGCTTTCCTCGGCCACCGGCACAAACTCCACCGGCGAAATGGCGCCCAGCTCCTCGTGTTGCCAGCGCACCAGCGCCTCCAGCTTGGTAACCCGCCCCGACTGGGTGTCCACTATGGGCTGGTAATGCAGCCGCAGGCCGCCCTGGTGAATGGCATCCATCAAATCGTGCTGCAACCGCATGCGCCGGCTCTGGGCCCGGTTGAGCTGGTCGTCATACAGCGCCAGGGCTTCCTTCTTCTGCTTGGCACCAAACAGCGCCTGTTCGGCGTGTTGCAACAGGCTTTCGGCGTCTTCCTCCCCTACCCCGGGCCAGAGCGCCCCCCCCAGCGTGGCATCCACATAAAGCTGCTGCTCCGCCAGGGGCAACGGTCGGGCCAGGGCGCTCAGCAGGTGGCGGCCAAAAATGCGCGCCTGGCGGTGGTGCACTATACCCGGCACCAGCAGGGCGAACTCGTCACTGCCGATACGGGCCAGAAAGTCGCCGCTGCGCAGCCGACCCCGCAGCCGCGAGGCCACCTCCTGCAACACCTGATCCCCCACCTTGTGGTTCATGGCATTGTTGAACAGGCGAAAGTTGTTGATGTCGAGGATCAACAACGCAAAGGACTCGCTCAGCCGGCAGTGCCGGGCCAGCCGCTGCTGAAAGCTGGCACGGTTGGCCAGGCCGGTGAGGCTGTCCTTGACCTCCGGCGGCGCTCCCTGTTCGGTGGCATCGGGCTGGCCCATGTCGCTGAACACCGCCACGTAACGCAGTGCACCGCCGGGGCCGCGCAACGAGCCGATACGCAACCGCTCCGGATATACCTGACCGCTCTTGCGCCGGTTCCACACCTCACCGCGCCAAAAACCGCGATCGTTCAGGGCCTGGTTCATGCGCCGGTAGAACTCCCGGCTGTGCAGCCCGGAACGCAGCAACGAGGGGTAGCTGCCCCGCACCTCTTCTTCTCGAAAACCGGTGACCCGCTCAAAGGCCGGGCTGACATCCAGAATACGGCTGTTGCCGTCGCAGATCATCACCCCCTCGGGCTGCTCCGGGGCGGGAATAAAACGCACGTTCAGCCCTTCACGAAAGGGCGCCCGCGGGCGCAGGCTGGCCAGCGCCGCCATCAGGCACATCGGCTCACCACGCTGGTTGCGCACCAGGGTCAGCTGCACTTCGCCCAGCAGCAGGCGACCGTCGGGATGGCGGTAATGCTTCTCCACCACCGCCATGCCCAGGGCCGGCTCGTCGGCCAGCCGCCGATACAGGCGCAGGGTCTCGGGCCAGTCGCCGCCCAGGCTGAACTCGCGCAGGGAGCGACCCGCCATCTGGCCGTCAAGGCCGGCAATGCGCCGCACCGCCGCATTGCTCCATTCCACCACGCCATCCAGGGTCAGCCGTACCAGCGGCAACGGCAGCCGTTCAAACAGTGCCAACCGGGAAATCGCCTGCTGGGCCCTGTCGTGATGGGTGAAAACGGTGGCAAAAAAACCGAGCAAGGCACTGCGCGACAAGCGCACCCGGCGCTGACGCCGAAACAGCAACAAGGCGTGACCCGGGTAAAGATCGGCCAGCGACAACAACTGACCGGAAGCCATGCCCAGGGCGGCACATTGACGGCGGGTAAGGCGACGTTGGGGGCGAGCATCCAGTCCCGACAGGGGGCTGTCCGGCACCGGCATGCCGGCGGCCAGCAGCGGCTGCCAGCGAGTGCCCCGGCGCCGGCAGAGCATGGCGCCATCCGCCAGGCGCTGCTCCACCAGCTGACTCAGGCACCAGAGGTTGAACCAGGATAGAACCCCGTTTTCCATTAAGCGTGTCTCATTAACCAATACCCGCCCATTGTGCCTGCAACCGGGCCCGGCCTCTACCCTGACTCATGGATCAAAAAAGGTGGCCTGGGCCACCTTGTTTTGGAGTGGACTCAAGCGGAAATGCCCGAGTGACGCAGCAGGGCGTCGATGTTTGGCTCCCGGCCTCGAAACTGCCTGAACAGCTCCATCGGCTCTTTTGAGCCCCCCTGTTCCAGAATGGCATGCAGAAAGTCGCGCCCGGTTTTTGCCGAGAACACCCCTTCTTCCTCAAACCGGGAGAAGGCATCGCTCGACAGCACCTCGGCCCACTTGTAACTGTAGTAGCCCGCCGCATAGCCACCGGCGAAAATATGGGAGAAACCGTGCTGAAAGCGGTTGAAGGCCGGCGGCGTCAGCACCGCCACCTGGCTGCGCACCTCATCCAGCACCTGCTGTACCCGGCCCGGCTCGGCGCATTTGTCATCCATATGCAGACGGAAGTCGAACAGGGCGAACTCCAGCTGGCGCAGCATCATCAGCGCCGAATGGTAGTTGCGCGCCGCCAGCATGCGCTCCAGCAGATCCGCCGGCAGTGGCTCATGGGTTTCATAATGGCCGGAAATAAACGCCAGCGCCTCGGGCTGCCAGCACCAGTTTTCCAGGAACTGGCTGGGCAACTCCACCGCGTCCCAGGCCACGCCATTGATGCCGGCCACCCCGGCCACGTCCACCTTGGTCAGCATATGGTGAATGCCATGGCCAAATTCGTGGAACAGGGTCAGCACCTCGTTGTGGGTAAAGAGTGCGGGCTTGTCGCCCACCGGGCCGTTGAAGTTGCAGGTGAGGTAGGCCACCGGCTTTTGCAGGCTGCCGTCTTCCCGGTAGCGACGGCCAATGCAGTCGTCCATCCAGGCACCGCCACGCTTGTTGGCGCGGGCATAGAGATCCAGGTAAAAGCTGCCGCGCAGCTCGCCGGTTTCATCAAAGATGTCGAAGAAGCGCACGTCCGGATGCCAGACTTCCACACCGAAACGCTCCACCACCTTGATGCCGAACAGCCGCTTGACGGTCTCGAACAGTCCGTGAATGACCCGGTTCTCGGGAAAATAGGGCCGCAGCTCCTCGTCGGAGATGGTGTATTTATGCTGCTTGAGTTTTTCGCCGTAGTAGCTCAGATCCCAGGCATTGAGCTCGCTCACGCCAAACTGCGCCTCGGCGAAGTCCTTGAGCTCGGCCAGCTCGGTCTGTCCCTGTGGGTGGCTGCGGCTGGCCAGTTGCTCGAGAAATTCCAGCACCTGCTGCTCGCTTTCCGCCATCTTGGTGGCCAGCGACACCTGGGCGTAATTGTCAAAGCCCAGCAGGGTGGCCAGCTCCTGTTTCAGGGCCAGGGTTTCCTCGATCACTCTGGTGTTATCAAACTCGCCGGCATTGGGACCCTGATCGGAAGCCCGGGTGGTAAAGGCGTAATACATTTCCTCGCGCAGCTCGGCGTCGTCGGCATACATCATCACCGGTAGGTAGGACGGAATGTCGAGGGTGAACACCCAGCCGTCCAGCTCGCGGGCTTTGGCCTGGGCCTCGGCGGCGGCCAGGGCCGATTCCGGCAGGCCGGCCAGCCGGGCCTGGTCGGTGATGTGCTTGTGCCAGGCCTGGGTGGCGTCGAGCACCCGGTTGGCAAAGGTGGAAGACAGCTCCGACAGCCGCGCCTGAATTTCACCAAAGCGGCGCTTCTGCTCGGTTTCAAGGGCGATGCCCGACAGCCGAAAATCACGCAGGGTGTTGGCCACTTCCTTTTGCTGGGCCAGGCTCAGCTTCTTGAAACTGTCCCGGTCGGCCAGGCTTTGATAGGCCTCGAACAGTCCCTGATGCTGACCCATCCAGGTGTGGTATTCCGACAGCAGCGGCAGGCAGGACTCATAGGCCTGGCGCAGCTCCTCGCTGTTGAGCACGCTGTTGAGATGACTGACCGGCGACCAGATGCGGCTGAGGTGATCGTTCACTTCTTCCAGCGGCGCCACCAGGTTGTCCCAGGTGAACTGCTCGTGACGGGCCAGCACGGTTTCCACCCGCTTTTTGCAATCCGCAATGGCATGCTCCACGGCCGGTCTTACGTGCTCCGGCTTGATTTGGCTGAACGGCGGCAGGCCGTCCATGATGAGAAGCGGATTCGTCATGGTCCTTTACCTCTTGTTGTTTGGCCGTCGCGCTGCATTCGGCAGCCGAGGGAATACTCCCTAACATGGTGATAATGGCAAGAATGTTCAAGCCTTTAGTGCCCTCACTCGGCTCACGGCCGGCGAACTGGCGATTTGTTGAGCACCCCAGCCGGCACGACTTGAGGTACAATCGGCCGACGGCTTTGA from Oceanimonas doudoroffii includes these protein-coding regions:
- a CDS encoding methyl-accepting chemotaxis protein, with translation MRISRFSLLSSLGLMLLAIALAFAFLAGDRQLRQGEQARAELEQLRRNANIELYRTVFAYLADGDASKLTLAEQRLDAMAGTLADEPGGEPALQAVQRLQQQLLHDFREAGKLSGNSQQLLQHAEQEMTDQLRALARYADTEHSLAARYQALVAEMLASLPRLIHLRSGYMAGGDDNLRQSLDFQLSELNKLAGQLQALPLLGIYHTPEVDEFALRKPKPVEVGDAPRRELQSLLRRYPKELDNTQQGLAQRAHAVTTLSASLAGIEQQLDALVAAREAERQQAYHHSTLVLLALCAALLLFALLGYLFQRRLVVGRLDQLRNAFRQLLQDGQLAALPVTHPHSELGQIATSFNGLLARLQRQQQERAEQLQQVSAALEGMIEEVQDIQQHTQSNDGALQGSLAMAEDLNRLTERMRQASDDIAHTARDNLEAMDVSRRQVEQLAHSAGDSRQAALSGREALASLGRSVDDAAAIIGVIRQIAEQTNLLALNAAIEAARAGEHGRGFAVVADEVRKLSGNTQGSLEEIANIMDRLRLSNDELGGIMDRMLQAAEDQHSQAQTLLEVTEQVSETSRATTSVAEQGAGHADSQAAELGRFMTLMDELKTRSARVSDRAGQVTGHIRHQAGTITRLLGPEAG
- a CDS encoding putative bifunctional diguanylate cyclase/phosphodiesterase, translating into MENGVLSWFNLWCLSQLVEQRLADGAMLCRRRGTRWQPLLAAGMPVPDSPLSGLDARPQRRLTRRQCAALGMASGQLLSLADLYPGHALLLFRRQRRVRLSRSALLGFFATVFTHHDRAQQAISRLALFERLPLPLVRLTLDGVVEWSNAAVRRIAGLDGQMAGRSLREFSLGGDWPETLRLYRRLADEPALGMAVVEKHYRHPDGRLLLGEVQLTLVRNQRGEPMCLMAALASLRPRAPFREGLNVRFIPAPEQPEGVMICDGNSRILDVSPAFERVTGFREEEVRGSYPSLLRSGLHSREFYRRMNQALNDRGFWRGEVWNRRKSGQVYPERLRIGSLRGPGGALRYVAVFSDMGQPDATEQGAPPEVKDSLTGLANRASFQQRLARHCRLSESFALLILDINNFRLFNNAMNHKVGDQVLQEVASRLRGRLRSGDFLARIGSDEFALLVPGIVHHRQARIFGRHLLSALARPLPLAEQQLYVDATLGGALWPGVGEEDAESLLQHAEQALFGAKQKKEALALYDDQLNRAQSRRMRLQHDLMDAIHQGGLRLHYQPIVDTQSGRVTKLEALVRWQHEELGAISPVEFVPVAEESGLVQALGDWVLNRACTDLRRLHQAGYPLQMAINRSSLEFQSLGLAGEEWLAIIERHQLSPRHLIFEITESLFMQGNEHHLERISALRRAGCRIAIDDFGTGFSALNYLRAFPIDLVKIDKSFIDHLPGNQKDGLLLEGILRIIGDLGMKVVIEGMETPAQATYLSTQPCHFLQGYLIAKPMPLRELLVFLESYAGHTVSTAD
- the prlC gene encoding oligopeptidase A is translated as MTNPLLIMDGLPPFSQIKPEHVRPAVEHAIADCKKRVETVLARHEQFTWDNLVAPLEEVNDHLSRIWSPVSHLNSVLNSEELRQAYESCLPLLSEYHTWMGQHQGLFEAYQSLADRDSFKKLSLAQQKEVANTLRDFRLSGIALETEQKRRFGEIQARLSELSSTFANRVLDATQAWHKHITDQARLAGLPESALAAAEAQAKARELDGWVFTLDIPSYLPVMMYADDAELREEMYYAFTTRASDQGPNAGEFDNTRVIEETLALKQELATLLGFDNYAQVSLATKMAESEQQVLEFLEQLASRSHPQGQTELAELKDFAEAQFGVSELNAWDLSYYGEKLKQHKYTISDEELRPYFPENRVIHGLFETVKRLFGIKVVERFGVEVWHPDVRFFDIFDETGELRGSFYLDLYARANKRGGAWMDDCIGRRYREDGSLQKPVAYLTCNFNGPVGDKPALFTHNEVLTLFHEFGHGIHHMLTKVDVAGVAGINGVAWDAVELPSQFLENWCWQPEALAFISGHYETHEPLPADLLERMLAARNYHSALMMLRQLEFALFDFRLHMDDKCAEPGRVQQVLDEVRSQVAVLTPPAFNRFQHGFSHIFAGGYAAGYYSYKWAEVLSSDAFSRFEEEGVFSAKTGRDFLHAILEQGGSKEPMELFRQFRGREPNIDALLRHSGISA
- a CDS encoding class I SAM-dependent methyltransferase, with product MPDTLYPLQIELQDHSLAAEADGLRHRLHGVTAPAPFALVFTEGRLELHKRDEPRLGAVYVDFVAGAAAHRRKFGGGRGQTIAKAVGLKHGHNPSVVDGTAGLGRDAFVLASLGCTVTLCERHPVVHALLADGLRRAAADGEIGPWVSERLRLLPFGHSLGDIAGQPDVVYLDPMFPHKKKAALVKKEMRVFHSLVGADEDADALLAPALALARARVVVKRPDYAGFLNDTPPSAQIASKNNRFDLYVKQAL